TAGCAATCCAAAAGCAGAACTTGATAAAGATGCGTTTTTGAAACTTCTTTTAATAGAACTACAACATCAAGATCCAACCGATCCTATGGATACTGAAAAAATGCTCACACAAACCGCACAGCTTTCAGCACTTGAAATGCAAGATAATACTAATAAAACTATGACACAACTAGTAAATGCTATGACAAAACTACAAAATTCAATCGCAGCAAGTACTGGTATGAGTGCATTAGCTGCTGTTGGAAAACTTGCAACGGTTAAAGATAATTACCTTATAGTAGCAGATGATGATATACAATTTCAAATTAATATGTATTTACCAAAAGAACCTCAAAAAGGCAAGAAAACAGATATTAAAACAGATGATTTTGAACTTAAGAAAAATGGTGAAGATAAGCTTGATATAACAGGTAAGGTAGATAAAGAAGTAGCAAAACCTGGAGAAACTATACATATAAAATTAAAAGATGACAAAGGTCAAGAAGAAACTGTTCAAGCAGTAGTTGGAGAAGATCAAAGCTTTAAAATTTTAGGACACAAACCAAATCTTGATATCAAAACAGCTAAAATTGATTCAGCTTATAAATCAGATAGCGAACCTGTTGTATTTACTATATACAACGAAGCAGGAGATCCTGTAAGAACTATGAGTGTTAAAGATATGAGTGCAGGTATGAAACAAATAGTTTGGGATAGAACAGATGATAGCGGAAATCCTGTTCCATCTGGAAAATACTATGTTAGAGCAAGTTATACAGGTGAAGATGGAAATAAGGTCAATTCAACCTATGGTGCTTATCCTATTACTGGGGTTAAATTTGAAGATGGTGAAGCCTTAGTTGGTATGGGCGGAAGCTGGGTTAAATGGGAAGATATTAAAGAAATAACAGGATAAAACTATGTTTACAGCATTTTATAATGGAGTTAATGGGGTAAAATCTCAAAGCTATGGTATTGATAACACTGCGCACAATATAAGTAATGTCAATACAGTTGGTTTTAAATACTCTGATGTAGCTTTTAAAGATGTATTTTATAGCACCATTACAACACAATCATATAACAAGGGCCAAAGTGGTTATGGTAGTGTAGCAGGTGCAACTAATGATATTTTCGAGCAAGGACCTTTAGTATCAACTGATAATGAATTTGATGTAGCCATAAACGGAAAAGGATTCTTTGGTGTAAGTAATGGCAATGGAGTGTATTATACTAGAAATGGTGCATTTAGGCCTGATGCAAATGGAAATTTAGTTGATGCAAATGGAAACTATGTGCTTGGAACGATGAATCCATCATTGCAGCAAATTCAGCTAAGCGAAAGAGTTTCTAATATGTTTGGTCAGCAACTTGGGCA
The genomic region above belongs to Campylobacter peloridis LMG 23910 and contains:
- a CDS encoding flagellar hook assembly protein FlgD; this encodes MSNINTNLQGPLSLNTRDIKNTKDGSNIEQKNDGLVSNPKAELDKDAFLKLLLIELQHQDPTDPMDTEKMLTQTAQLSALEMQDNTNKTMTQLVNAMTKLQNSIAASTGMSALAAVGKLATVKDNYLIVADDDIQFQINMYLPKEPQKGKKTDIKTDDFELKKNGEDKLDITGKVDKEVAKPGETIHIKLKDDKGQEETVQAVVGEDQSFKILGHKPNLDIKTAKIDSAYKSDSEPVVFTIYNEAGDPVRTMSVKDMSAGMKQIVWDRTDDSGNPVPSGKYYVRASYTGEDGNKVNSTYGAYPITGVKFEDGEALVGMGGSWVKWEDIKEITG